The Rhizobium favelukesii genome window below encodes:
- a CDS encoding Tn3 family transposase has translation MPRRHILTERQRSALFDLPIDELSLLRHYTLSDDDLGHIQERRRPENRLGFALQLCALRYPGRALAPGEVIPPDVLSFIGAQLGVPADALLTYAARRQTRQEHMEGLREIYGYKTFAGRGARDLRDWLFHQAEDARSNEDLAQRLVARCRETLTILPAVSTIERLCADALVAAERRIETRIAEKLDNNARERLDGLLTEVLDANVSRFIWLRQFEVGNNSAAANRLLDRLELLRGLTLDPQLLAGIPPHRVARLRRQGERYFTDGLRDISSDRRWAILAVCAVEWEAAIADTVVETHDRIVGKTWREAKRLHEERIADSKATVTDTLHAFTTLGTSLLEARNDGVPLEMAVAKSAEWGRLEQLVAAGAQLSNTLADDPLAHVGQGYHRFRRYAPRMLRCLKFKAASVAQPLITAAKAIGEMQASPSATDSFLRPNSKWHRHLRAQDQGDNRLREVAVLFHLRDAFRSGDIWLDHSRRYGDLKQVLVPMIAAQANTRLAVPLDPQVWLTDRKARLADGLKRLARAARDGTIPRGSIEDGTLRIDRLTADVPDSAEELILDLYHRMPPVRITDILLEVDAALGFTEAFTHLRTGVPCGDQVGLLNVLLAEGLNLGLRKMAEATNTHDYWQLSRLARWHVESDAMDQALAIVVAAQAKLPMSRFWGLGTTASSDGQFFPSARQGEAMNMVNAKYGNEPGLKAYTHVNDQFAPFASQTIPATVSEAPYILDGLLMNEAGRQVGEQYADTAGFTDHLFGTSSMLGYRLVLRIRDLPSKRLYVFNPAGTPKDLRKLVGGKIREELIIANWPDLFRCAATMASGKIKPSQLLRKLASYPRQNDLAVALREVGRVERTLFIIEWILDTDMQRRAQIGLNKGEAHHALKNALRIGRQGEIRDRTTEGQHYRIAGLNLLTAIIIYWNTLHLGHAIAERRNEGLDVPPELLAHISPLGWAHILLTGEYLWPNGETA, from the coding sequence ATGCCAAGGCGACATATTCTCACCGAGCGACAGCGCTCGGCACTCTTCGATCTGCCAATCGATGAATTGTCGCTGCTTCGGCACTACACACTGAGCGACGACGATCTTGGACACATCCAGGAACGCCGCAGGCCGGAGAACAGGCTTGGGTTCGCCCTGCAGCTTTGCGCGTTGCGATATCCAGGGCGCGCGCTGGCTCCGGGCGAGGTGATCCCGCCTGATGTCCTGTCGTTCATCGGGGCTCAGCTCGGCGTCCCAGCCGATGCGCTTCTTACCTATGCTGCCCGGCGGCAGACCCGCCAGGAGCATATGGAGGGGTTGCGCGAGATCTATGGCTATAAGACCTTCGCGGGTCGTGGTGCCCGTGATCTGCGGGACTGGCTTTTCCATCAGGCTGAAGACGCCCGCTCGAACGAAGATCTTGCTCAGCGCCTGGTCGCACGTTGTCGTGAAACTCTGACGATCTTGCCAGCGGTATCGACGATCGAGCGACTATGTGCGGACGCGCTGGTCGCCGCCGAGCGGCGGATCGAGACGCGGATCGCGGAAAAGCTCGACAATAACGCACGCGAACGGCTTGATGGGTTGCTGACTGAAGTGCTCGATGCCAATGTCAGCCGGTTCATCTGGCTTCGCCAGTTCGAGGTCGGCAACAATTCCGCAGCGGCGAACCGACTGCTCGACAGGCTGGAGTTGCTGCGTGGCCTGACTCTTGATCCGCAGCTTCTCGCCGGTATCCCGCCGCACCGTGTCGCACGCCTGCGTCGGCAGGGCGAGCGCTATTTTACCGATGGCTTGCGGGACATCAGCTCTGATCGGCGCTGGGCGATCCTTGCCGTCTGCGCCGTGGAATGGGAGGCGGCGATCGCCGATACGGTGGTCGAGACCCATGACCGGATCGTCGGAAAGACCTGGCGCGAGGCGAAACGGCTGCATGAAGAACGGATTGCCGATTCCAAGGCAACCGTCACCGATACGCTACACGCCTTCACCACACTCGGAACTTCCCTGCTCGAAGCCCGCAATGATGGTGTGCCGCTGGAAATGGCGGTCGCCAAATCGGCGGAATGGGGTCGGCTCGAACAACTGGTCGCGGCCGGTGCCCAGCTCAGCAATACGCTGGCGGACGATCCATTGGCTCATGTGGGACAAGGATATCATCGCTTCCGCCGCTACGCGCCGCGCATGTTGCGGTGCCTGAAGTTCAAGGCAGCATCGGTAGCCCAGCCCTTGATTACGGCGGCAAAAGCCATCGGCGAAATGCAAGCGTCACCATCGGCGACCGACAGCTTCTTGCGGCCAAATTCGAAATGGCACCGCCATTTGAGAGCACAAGACCAGGGCGACAATCGCCTTCGGGAGGTGGCGGTCCTGTTTCACCTGCGGGATGCCTTCCGATCCGGTGACATCTGGCTCGACCATTCGCGCCGCTATGGCGATCTCAAACAGGTGTTGGTGCCGATGATTGCGGCACAAGCTAATACAAGACTAGCAGTGCCCCTCGATCCGCAAGTATGGCTGACTGATCGAAAGGCTCGGCTCGCCGATGGCCTGAAGAGACTTGCACGAGCAGCGCGCGACGGAACCATCCCTCGTGGCAGTATCGAGGATGGAACGCTGCGGATCGACCGGCTGACGGCTGACGTTCCGGACAGTGCCGAGGAATTGATACTCGATCTCTATCACCGGATGCCGCCAGTTCGGATCACCGACATCTTGTTGGAGGTCGATGCTGCGCTCGGGTTCACCGAAGCCTTCACTCATCTGAGAACCGGGGTTCCATGCGGTGACCAGGTCGGCCTGCTCAATGTGCTGCTCGCAGAAGGGCTGAATCTGGGACTGCGGAAGATGGCGGAGGCCACGAATACGCATGATTACTGGCAGCTATCGCGCCTTGCCCGGTGGCACGTCGAAAGCGACGCAATGGACCAGGCGCTGGCGATCGTGGTGGCTGCGCAGGCAAAACTGCCAATGTCCCGGTTCTGGGGCTTGGGAACGACCGCATCGAGCGATGGCCAGTTCTTCCCTTCGGCCCGGCAGGGCGAGGCGATGAACATGGTCAACGCCAAGTATGGAAACGAACCCGGCCTCAAGGCTTACACTCACGTCAACGATCAGTTCGCGCCGTTCGCATCACAAACCATTCCGGCGACAGTCAGCGAGGCCCCATACATCCTTGACGGCCTGCTGATGAATGAGGCTGGTCGTCAGGTTGGAGAGCAATATGCCGATACGGCCGGCTTTACCGATCACTTGTTCGGGACCAGCAGCATGCTCGGATACCGCCTTGTCCTGCGCATCCGCGATTTGCCTTCGAAGCGCCTTTACGTGTTCAATCCCGCAGGGACACCCAAGGATTTGCGCAAACTGGTCGGCGGCAAGATCCGCGAGGAATTGATCATCGCGAACTGGCCCGACCTGTTCCGCTGCGCCGCGACCATGGCTTCCGGCAAGATCAAGCCGAGCCAGTTGCTCCGCAAGCTTGCCTCCTATCCACGCCAGAACGATCTGGCGGTTGCGCTGCGAGAGGTTGGCCGCGTGGAGCGGACACTCTTTATTATAGAGTGGATCCTCGACACGGACATGCAGCGGCGTGCCCAGATCGGCCTCAACAAGGGTGAAGCCCACCATGCTCTCAAGAATGCGCTGCGCATCGGTCGCCAGGGTGAAATCCGTGACCGAACCACCGAGGGCCAACATTACCGGATCGCCGGACTCAACCTGCTCACCGCAATCATCATCTACTGGAACACCCTCCATCTCGGCCATGCAATCGCAGAGCGCCGGAATGAAGGACTTGATGTGCCGCCCGAACTTCTGGCGCATATCTCTCCACTGGGTTGGGCACACATATTACTGACCGGCGAATATCTCTGGCCTAACGGAGAAACGGCTTAG
- a CDS encoding recombinase family protein translates to MGQRAAIYCRVSTADQSCERQERDLATFADRAGYDVAAVFKETGSGAKLDRAERRKVMALAQARKIDAVLVTELSRWGRSTVDLLNTLRELEGWKVSVIAMNGMAFDLSSPHGRMLATLLSGIAEFERDLISERVKSGLAAAKARGKVLGRQTGERPKSDRLAPKVMALIAEGRSYRWIARDLSISKNTVADVVQRNRIDVKTPEEA, encoded by the coding sequence TTGGGACAGCGCGCCGCAATTTATTGCCGTGTTTCGACTGCCGATCAGTCATGCGAACGACAGGAGCGTGACTTGGCTACATTCGCAGATCGTGCCGGCTACGACGTGGCAGCGGTTTTCAAGGAGACAGGCTCAGGCGCAAAGCTCGACCGTGCCGAACGACGCAAAGTCATGGCGCTGGCGCAAGCTCGGAAGATCGACGCGGTGCTTGTTACCGAACTTTCGCGCTGGGGCCGCTCCACGGTCGACCTGCTTAACACGTTGCGCGAGTTGGAGGGGTGGAAGGTGTCGGTGATCGCCATGAACGGAATGGCGTTTGATCTGTCCTCGCCACATGGCCGCATGCTGGCGACATTGCTCTCGGGCATTGCCGAGTTCGAGCGTGACCTCATCAGTGAGCGGGTTAAGTCCGGGCTCGCCGCTGCTAAGGCGCGAGGTAAAGTGCTCGGTCGTCAGACCGGAGAGCGTCCCAAGTCAGATCGGCTTGCGCCGAAGGTAATGGCTTTGATTGCTGAAGGCCGTAGCTATCGCTGGATCGCGCGCGATCTCAGCATCAGCAAAAATACCGTCGCTGACGTTGTTCAGCGCAACCGCATCGACGTTAAAACACCTGAGGAAGCATAG
- a CDS encoding class I SAM-dependent methyltransferase — MTDKAHHEVAARWNQNADQWTDDVRNGYDVYRDLFTFPAFVEFLPDITGLDVIDFGCGEGTNTRHFAKMGAKVTGIDISQGLIEHARQAEIADPVGVKYKVGSYSSETGLPASSFDAVVSTMALMDGPDFQGAMNEAYRLVRPGGFIAFSVLHPCFITPGLQWQKDEHGKTTGLCVARYFSKEVFTENWKFGNRPKDENIVPFSVPRFPRTIGDYLNAVAFAGFRLTRIGEPQPTEDACKIVPRFSRWRDLGAFLLLVMAERPK, encoded by the coding sequence ATGACCGACAAAGCACACCATGAAGTCGCCGCTCGCTGGAACCAAAACGCCGACCAATGGACCGATGACGTGCGCAACGGCTACGACGTGTATCGCGACTTGTTCACGTTTCCGGCTTTCGTGGAATTTCTGCCAGATATTACTGGCCTGGACGTTATCGATTTTGGATGCGGTGAAGGCACCAATACCCGACACTTCGCGAAAATGGGCGCTAAGGTGACGGGCATCGATATTTCGCAGGGCTTAATCGAGCATGCCCGGCAGGCGGAGATCGCAGACCCAGTCGGCGTAAAGTATAAAGTTGGGTCGTATAGTTCAGAAACCGGACTGCCTGCCTCTTCCTTTGATGCAGTCGTCTCAACTATGGCGTTAATGGACGGCCCTGATTTTCAAGGCGCTATGAATGAAGCCTACCGCCTGGTCCGTCCGGGCGGGTTCATCGCGTTCAGCGTCCTGCACCCGTGTTTCATTACGCCCGGCTTGCAATGGCAGAAAGATGAGCATGGTAAGACGACCGGTCTGTGTGTTGCTCGCTATTTCAGCAAAGAAGTTTTTACAGAGAACTGGAAGTTCGGAAATCGCCCCAAAGATGAGAATATCGTGCCATTCTCCGTTCCTCGCTTTCCAAGAACAATCGGAGACTATCTCAACGCAGTGGCGTTTGCCGGCTTTCGCTTAACGCGCATCGGAGAGCCTCAACCCACGGAGGACGCTTGTAAGATAGTGCCACGATTCAGCAGGTGGCGCGATCTCGGGGCTTTCCTGCTGCTGGTTATGGCAGAGCGTCCGAAATAA
- a CDS encoding recombinase family protein, whose amino-acid sequence MTVRIARIYLRVSSQEQDLQRQESIIDDARTAGYYIAGVYREKASGARADRPELLRLIADLQPGEVVIAEKIDRISRLPLPEAEKLVATIRGKGARLAVPGIVDLSEIAADAEGVTKIVLESVQEMLLKLALQIARDDFEDRRERQRQGVDQAKANGKYAGRQADAATHERIIALRTGGNSIARTAKLAGCSESQVKRVWAEHRRSVTINGIGSERAKEEA is encoded by the coding sequence ATGACGGTACGCATCGCGAGGATTTATCTGCGCGTCAGTTCCCAGGAACAAGATCTTCAGCGACAGGAGTCGATCATCGACGACGCCAGGACGGCCGGGTATTACATCGCCGGCGTCTATCGCGAAAAAGCCTCTGGTGCTCGGGCCGATCGGCCGGAGCTGTTGCGGCTGATCGCGGACCTTCAGCCGGGCGAAGTCGTGATCGCGGAAAAGATCGATCGCATTAGCCGTCTGCCATTGCCGGAAGCCGAAAAGCTCGTTGCAACGATCCGCGGAAAAGGCGCACGGCTTGCCGTGCCCGGCATTGTCGATCTGAGCGAGATCGCGGCCGACGCCGAAGGCGTAACAAAGATCGTGCTCGAGTCAGTGCAGGAGATGTTGCTGAAGCTTGCCCTGCAGATCGCTCGAGACGATTTCGAGGATCGGCGTGAGCGTCAGCGGCAGGGTGTCGATCAAGCCAAGGCCAATGGCAAATACGCCGGCCGACAGGCCGACGCGGCCACGCACGAAAGGATCATCGCCCTTAGAACTGGCGGAAATAGCATCGCTCGGACTGCCAAGCTGGCGGGATGCAGCGAAAGCCAGGTCAAACGTGTATGGGCCGAGCATCGTCGCAGCGTAACCATAAATGGGATCGGTTCCGAGAGAGCCAAAGAAGAGGCTTAA
- a CDS encoding IS110 family transposase produces MDRYIGLDVSLKDTAISIREDGKRIWRGKCPSDPKLLAQMIRKHAPNAKRVVFETGPLSTWFYHALTAEGVPAICIEARHAQKVLNETLNKTDANNADGLAQLAEAGFYKAVRVKAFDSMLTRTLVTARNQLLSISTQLSNQIRGLMKTFGLIVPKGTGRVFDSNVREFLDGNDGLAWIILPLLEAWRDIRKRAADLDRQLLVAARKSQATKLLMTIPGIGAVTAVSYVAAIEDPDNFRTSRSVGAWLGLTTRRYQSGEVDYDGHISRRGDHRLRGLLYEAATVILTRTSARNESSLKSWGLKLRERLGFKRAAVAIARKLAVIMHSMLKTGEVFNALAGATA; encoded by the coding sequence ATGGACCGATATATAGGGCTCGACGTTTCGTTGAAAGATACCGCCATCTCGATCCGAGAAGACGGGAAGCGGATATGGCGCGGGAAGTGCCCTTCGGACCCAAAACTTTTGGCGCAGATGATCCGCAAGCACGCGCCAAACGCCAAGCGCGTCGTATTCGAGACGGGGCCGCTGTCGACGTGGTTCTATCATGCGCTGACGGCCGAAGGGGTTCCGGCAATCTGCATTGAAGCGCGGCACGCGCAAAAGGTCTTGAACGAGACGCTCAACAAGACCGATGCCAATAATGCGGATGGCTTGGCGCAACTGGCCGAAGCCGGCTTCTACAAGGCGGTCCGGGTAAAAGCGTTCGACAGCATGCTGACGCGCACGCTGGTGACGGCCCGCAATCAGCTTTTGAGCATCTCAACCCAGCTCAGCAACCAGATCCGCGGCCTGATGAAGACGTTCGGTCTGATCGTCCCCAAAGGAACAGGTCGGGTGTTTGATAGCAATGTAAGAGAGTTTTTGGATGGGAATGACGGCCTGGCATGGATCATATTGCCTCTGCTTGAGGCGTGGCGCGACATACGCAAGCGCGCGGCCGATCTTGATCGCCAGTTGCTCGTAGCGGCGCGGAAAAGCCAGGCGACGAAGCTGTTGATGACGATCCCGGGGATCGGCGCTGTCACCGCCGTCTCCTATGTCGCCGCGATTGAAGATCCAGACAACTTCCGAACGTCGCGCTCGGTTGGCGCCTGGCTCGGGCTGACAACGCGGCGCTACCAGTCAGGCGAAGTCGATTATGACGGCCACATCTCGCGAAGAGGTGACCACCGTCTGCGGGGACTGCTTTATGAAGCGGCGACTGTGATCCTTACGAGAACCAGTGCCAGGAACGAGAGCAGTCTCAAGAGCTGGGGGCTTAAACTGCGTGAGCGGTTGGGCTTCAAGCGCGCTGCGGTGGCGATCGCCCGTAAGCTTGCGGTCATCATGCACAGCATGCTCAAGACGGGAGAAGTGTTCAACGCATTGGCTGGCGCCACCGCATAA
- the tnpC gene encoding IS66 family transposase, producing MTRTGEPSIAELMAQLAANAAEIAALKAEKEALSQRVVKLEEELALAKLHRFAPRSEKHIDRLFNEAEEAAVEDGSEAGDVVELPDTGLPAVEGQTGKKRGRRPLPEDLPRERVEYDLPDDQKSCPCCQGQMHRMGEAVTEQLHIEVKAKVLQNVRFKYACRHCDRTGINTPVVIAPMPTQPLPGSIATASTLAFALVHKYVDGTPLYRVAQTFERAGVPISRGALAHWVIGSSEKHLHRIYDALKLRLRSQPLIHGDETTVQVLKEKDKEATSTSYMWAYRSGEDSDQPIVLLDYQPGRGQIHPQTFLGDYRGILVSDGYTAWRTLHGATHVGCMAHSRRRFVEALKARKNGGGPPEQALRFFEQLYRIERQAREIKPDAGETQAACIRRFRQQHSLPVLNALKTWLDNIAPKVVPDTKLGDAVSYTLNQWDYLTRYTSDGRMPIDNNILERDIRVFATGRKSWLFSDTADGAKASAVIYSLMLTCRACGVDPLIWLRHVLTELPQREENADIGDLLPFNFSKTSTTE from the coding sequence ATGACTCGCACCGGCGAACCGAGCATTGCAGAACTGATGGCGCAATTGGCAGCCAATGCTGCCGAAATCGCTGCGCTCAAAGCCGAGAAGGAAGCGCTCTCGCAGCGGGTCGTCAAGCTGGAAGAAGAGCTTGCACTGGCAAAACTCCATCGCTTTGCCCCCCGCAGTGAAAAGCACATTGATCGTCTCTTCAACGAGGCCGAAGAGGCTGCGGTCGAGGATGGCAGCGAAGCAGGCGATGTTGTCGAGCTTCCGGACACCGGCCTGCCAGCGGTAGAAGGTCAAACGGGAAAGAAGCGTGGACGCAGACCTCTGCCAGAAGACCTGCCACGCGAGCGCGTCGAATATGACCTCCCCGACGATCAGAAGTCTTGTCCCTGCTGCCAGGGTCAGATGCATCGCATGGGCGAGGCTGTTACCGAGCAGCTCCATATCGAGGTCAAGGCAAAGGTCCTACAGAATGTGCGGTTCAAGTACGCTTGCCGCCATTGCGACCGCACCGGGATCAACACACCCGTCGTGATCGCACCGATGCCGACGCAGCCCCTGCCGGGCAGCATCGCTACCGCCTCGACGTTAGCCTTCGCGCTCGTCCACAAATACGTCGACGGCACACCGCTTTACCGCGTGGCTCAGACATTCGAGCGTGCTGGTGTTCCGATCAGCCGCGGCGCTCTCGCTCACTGGGTCATCGGCTCAAGCGAGAAGCATCTGCACCGCATCTATGATGCGCTGAAACTGCGGTTGCGATCGCAGCCTCTCATTCATGGCGATGAGACGACGGTTCAAGTCCTCAAGGAAAAGGACAAGGAGGCCACCAGCACATCGTACATGTGGGCCTATCGCAGCGGCGAGGACAGTGACCAGCCAATCGTACTGCTCGATTATCAGCCCGGGCGCGGCCAGATCCACCCGCAGACCTTCCTTGGTGACTACCGCGGCATATTGGTGAGCGATGGCTACACAGCCTGGCGCACATTGCATGGCGCAACCCATGTCGGATGCATGGCTCACTCCAGGCGGCGCTTCGTCGAAGCCCTCAAGGCAAGAAAGAATGGCGGCGGCCCGCCGGAGCAAGCGCTCAGGTTCTTCGAGCAGCTCTACCGGATCGAGAGGCAGGCGCGAGAGATAAAGCCCGACGCCGGTGAAACGCAGGCCGCCTGCATTCGCCGCTTCCGGCAACAGCACAGTTTGCCTGTCCTGAACGCCCTCAAGACGTGGCTCGATAACATCGCGCCGAAGGTCGTGCCGGATACCAAGCTCGGCGATGCTGTGTCCTACACCCTGAACCAATGGGATTATCTGACGCGCTACACCAGCGACGGCAGGATGCCGATCGATAACAACATCCTGGAACGCGACATCAGGGTTTTTGCGACCGGAAGAAAATCGTGGCTGTTCAGCGACACTGCTGACGGAGCCAAGGCCAGTGCTGTGATTTACAGTCTGATGCTGACATGCCGCGCCTGTGGCGTCGACCCTCTGATCTGGCTGCGCCACGTACTCACCGAGTTGCCACAGCGCGAAGAGAATGCCGACATCGGCGACCTGCTCCCGTTCAACTTCTCCAAGACCTCCACGACCGAATAG
- the tnpB gene encoding IS66 family insertion sequence element accessory protein TnpB (TnpB, as the term is used for proteins encoded by IS66 family insertion elements, is considered an accessory protein, since TnpC, encoded by a neighboring gene, is a DDE family transposase.) gives MFRLGGDLKVYLHREPIDFRAGINSLAVLVQETMALDPFAPAVFAFCNRRRDRMKLLFFDRSGFVMVLKRLTEDRFRWPRCEVPVVMLTTEQLHWILDGIDIDAMVRHPVRQYQIAG, from the coding sequence ATGTTCAGACTGGGCGGTGATCTCAAGGTTTACCTGCATCGCGAACCGATCGACTTCCGCGCGGGCATCAACAGCCTGGCGGTCCTGGTCCAGGAGACGATGGCGCTGGATCCGTTTGCGCCTGCGGTTTTTGCCTTCTGCAATCGCCGGCGTGACCGAATGAAGCTGCTGTTTTTTGATCGTTCCGGTTTTGTGATGGTCCTGAAGCGGTTGACCGAGGACAGGTTCAGATGGCCCCGTTGCGAGGTGCCGGTGGTCATGCTGACGACAGAACAGCTTCACTGGATCCTCGATGGCATCGATATCGACGCAATGGTGCGCCATCCGGTGCGGCAATATCAGATTGCCGGCTGA
- the tnpA gene encoding IS66-like element accessory protein TnpA — protein sequence MDEDAPKLQVRLVGRDGRRRYDPASRDQLVAACLEPGVSVSRLALEHGVNANLVRKWMKKSRAERQLPLASAFVPVQIAPDMHSGSAGDLKKTKPLSQCLPASKVSALLPNGVSLTVECAGVEVLEAIIGALGHVQTGR from the coding sequence ATGGATGAAGATGCTCCTAAACTGCAGGTACGGCTTGTTGGTCGCGACGGCCGCCGTCGATATGACCCTGCGTCGAGAGATCAGCTTGTCGCGGCGTGCTTAGAACCCGGCGTTTCGGTCTCGCGGCTGGCGCTGGAGCACGGCGTCAATGCGAATCTCGTCCGGAAGTGGATGAAGAAGTCCAGAGCGGAGCGTCAATTGCCTTTGGCCTCGGCGTTCGTTCCGGTTCAGATTGCTCCGGATATGCACTCGGGTTCTGCTGGCGATCTGAAGAAGACCAAGCCATTGAGCCAGTGCCTTCCCGCATCCAAGGTGAGCGCACTCCTGCCGAACGGGGTCAGCCTGACCGTCGAGTGCGCCGGTGTGGAAGTGCTGGAAGCAATCATAGGAGCGCTGGGTCATGTTCAGACTGGGCGGTGA
- a CDS encoding P-loop ATPase, Sll1717 family → MTAFWEYLILLEVAYKLLEKDQNTYRHNHNLNQLYTDLEAVYRAPDFSAEGDFAERLSNLSQRLINEYKARFDGHDGQRLSAAQVTQLLYTHDLRDLRLKVSEYLEFKESVWVLFDNLDRGWNTRGLDAIDAIVLRCLVDAGRRLEREMRRDGHKFHCLVFVRNDVYDHLVKHSTDYGKELRATLDWSDPDMLREMFRLRLISALDGAEEVLKRPTLKRA, encoded by the coding sequence ATTACGGCGTTCTGGGAGTACCTTATCCTGTTGGAGGTAGCCTACAAGCTGCTGGAAAAGGACCAGAATACCTACCGGCACAATCACAACCTTAACCAGCTTTATACGGACCTGGAAGCGGTTTACCGCGCTCCTGATTTCTCCGCCGAGGGAGATTTTGCCGAGCGGCTATCCAATCTCTCGCAGCGCCTCATCAATGAATATAAGGCTCGATTTGATGGCCACGACGGGCAGCGGCTCAGTGCGGCCCAGGTAACACAGCTTCTTTATACCCACGATCTTCGCGATCTGCGACTGAAGGTATCCGAATACCTGGAATTTAAGGAATCTGTATGGGTGCTCTTCGATAACCTCGACCGTGGTTGGAACACACGAGGTCTTGATGCAATTGACGCCATCGTTTTGCGTTGCCTTGTCGATGCTGGACGGCGGCTGGAACGTGAAATGCGGCGGGACGGCCATAAATTCCACTGCCTCGTGTTTGTGCGGAACGATGTTTACGACCATCTGGTGAAACACAGCACAGACTACGGAAAGGAGTTGCGGGCAACGCTTGATTGGTCCGATCCCGATATGCTCCGCGAGATGTTTCGCCTTCGGCTCATCTCGGCACTGGACGGGGCCGAAGAAGTATTGAAGAGGCCGACATTGAAAAGGGCATGA
- a CDS encoding ParB/RepB/Spo0J family partition protein — MNNTIPAAGRERDNVVNLQERRLDRTVLRTYRTKADIDIILPNDKQPRLGPKVDEELQRQIEANGGLFEPLLVEPHPDFPGKFRIIDGDRRWTNSRVLVEQGKEEFRQLPIEVTDRTLSDEDRLRAWIYIHRQRKEWDAKEKEMVAYRLVDLMGRASAANILGITVRELDKLVDIFELSEKFTSLRDPSAAITWAREMMGVSKKLFTPSIVEAVVKKVNDKRITNSKDLRKLRSILPDPVARAHFLSDAGDLDSAMLRLGPTEKKPKGGLSGDLEAAVEAMKGVPWTTLQDLKGDPDILKKIDDAEALLRSLRKALS; from the coding sequence ATGAATAACACGATCCCGGCGGCGGGTCGCGAACGCGACAACGTCGTCAACCTTCAGGAACGCCGGCTCGATCGTACCGTTCTTCGGACGTACCGCACGAAGGCCGACATCGATATCATCTTGCCCAATGACAAGCAGCCGAGGCTCGGGCCCAAGGTTGACGAAGAACTGCAACGGCAGATCGAAGCCAATGGCGGTTTGTTTGAGCCACTACTCGTAGAACCCCATCCCGATTTCCCAGGAAAATTCCGTATCATCGATGGTGATCGCCGGTGGACGAATTCTCGGGTCTTGGTGGAGCAGGGAAAAGAAGAATTCCGCCAGCTGCCCATCGAGGTTACCGACCGCACCCTGAGTGATGAGGATCGGCTTCGCGCGTGGATCTATATCCATCGGCAGCGCAAGGAATGGGACGCCAAAGAGAAGGAAATGGTGGCCTACCGCCTCGTCGACCTGATGGGACGCGCCAGCGCCGCGAACATACTCGGGATCACCGTTCGGGAACTCGACAAACTGGTCGATATTTTCGAGCTGTCGGAGAAGTTCACCAGCCTTCGCGATCCAAGTGCAGCCATCACCTGGGCGCGTGAGATGATGGGGGTCAGCAAGAAGCTGTTCACGCCCAGCATCGTCGAGGCCGTCGTCAAGAAGGTGAACGACAAGCGCATAACCAACTCCAAGGACCTGCGCAAACTGCGATCGATCCTCCCCGATCCGGTGGCGCGCGCGCATTTCCTCAGCGACGCGGGGGATCTCGATTCTGCAATGTTGCGCCTGGGACCCACCGAGAAGAAGCCAAAGGGCGGATTGTCCGGGGATCTGGAGGCAGCGGTTGAAGCGATGAAGGGGGTTCCATGGACCACTCTACAGGATCTCAAGGGCGACCCCGACATCCTGAAAAAGATCGATGACGCCGAGGCGCTCCTTCGGTCACTGCGCAAGGCGCTTTCGTGA